From the genome of Nisaea sp.:
AATTAAAAAACTGGTTAACAAACCATGAATCATTTTAATTAAAATTTGTGATAATTATCACATCGAATTTTACATACGGTTGACGCTGACAGAAAGTTAGAGCCCCGATCATGACGCATGCCTTCCCTGGAGCACGCCCTTCCAGCCTTTCTTCCATGGCATCCAATACCCTGTTCTTCGTCGACCAAGAAGTCCCGGGTCCCGAAACGATTCTGTCTGGTCTCAATCGCGGAACAATCGTCAAACGACTGCCAAGAACCGGCGATGCCCTGGATGCAATAGCGTCGTTCGCGGAGATACGGACGGCTCCGGTAGAGCGCATTGTCATCCTATCCCACGGCAGTGCGGGAAGCCTCAGACTGTGCGGCCGAGAAATCGACAGCACAGCGCTGAGAGACGCGGGAGGAGCCCTGTCCCGCATCCGTGACACACTTGCGCCGGACGCAGAGATTGTCCTGATGTCCTGTTCCACTGGGGCGAGCACCACGGGGCGAACTTTCCTGAGAATATTGGGCAACGCGACCGGCGCGACGGTCAAAGCCGCGGACGCGGACATCGGCGGGACTGCCGGTTGGGCAGCTCTACTGGCTGCATTTTCCTATATAAGCAGCACCGCGCTCGAAACCTACCCGCACCGTCTTGGGCTGCTCGTTGAAGGTAATCAGTTCGTTGCCACGGATGAGACGCTCAATGGCAGCGCCACCGACGACGCAATCAAAGGATATGGCGGCAATGATCTGCTGAATGGCCTCGCCGGCAAAGATAATCTCACCGGCGGTGATGGCAACGATACACTTTCCGGCGGAATCGGCGCAGATTCGGTCTCGGGTGGCAACGGCGACGATCTGATTGCCATCAATAGCGGCGACCTCAACGAAACGATATTCATCGAAGTGATTGACGGTGGTGCCGGCGACGACACCATAAGCCTCGGCACCGGCTCATATGAGCTTTCGCGCACCAGTATCTCGAATGTCGAGCTCATTTCCGGCAGTTCCGGCGCGGACACCATCAACGGGCACACAACGAACGCGCACAAGCTGTCTACCGGTGCTGGCAATGACGTGGTCTCACTCGGCAGCGGCGCCGACACACTCTCTGGTGAAGCCGGAAACGACACGCTCTCAGGTGGAGATGGTGCAGACTTGATCGACGGCGGCACGGGCGATGACCTGATCGCCGGGGGCTCGGGTTTTGACACCCTGATCGGCGGAACCGGTAACGACACGTTCTCGGGCAGCGCCAGCGAAATGAATGGCGACACGATTTCCGGTCTCGAGGCCGGGGACAAAATCGTCATCACCGGCACTGATCTTTCCGGCCTGAACGGCAGCACCGCCGCTAGCACCATTGATCTTGGCAGCGGCTATACGCTGAACCTCACCGGCACATCCGGCAGCGTGAAGTATGAGGCCCTCTTCTCCGGCGGCAACAGCACCATCACCGTAGCAACTGTCCCTGCGACAAGTTCATCCGGCGGCTCTTCCGGCAGCGGCCTGACCGTGACCAACCAGACCGCTGCCGACACCGCAGGCACCTCCACCGGGCGCACCCTGGCGAACACCAGCGGCAGCACCGCCACCGGCGCGCTCGTGCAGAATACCGGCAACGGCAACGTGGTGACGGCGACGTTGCCGACCGGCATATCGCTG
Proteins encoded in this window:
- a CDS encoding DUF4347 domain-containing protein — protein: MTHAFPGARPSSLSSMASNTLFFVDQEVPGPETILSGLNRGTIVKRLPRTGDALDAIASFAEIRTAPVERIVILSHGSAGSLRLCGREIDSTALRDAGGALSRIRDTLAPDAEIVLMSCSTGASTTGRTFLRILGNATGATVKAADADIGGTAGWAALLAAFSYISSTALETYPHRLGLLVEGNQFVATDETLNGSATDDAIKGYGGNDLLNGLAGKDNLTGGDGNDTLSGGIGADSVSGGNGDDLIAINSGDLNETIFIEVIDGGAGDDTISLGTGSYELSRTSISNVELISGSSGADTINGHTTNAHKLSTGAGNDVVSLGSGADTLSGEAGNDTLSGGDGADLIDGGTGDDLIAGGSGFDTLIGGTGNDTFSGSASEMNGDTISGLEAGDKIVITGTDLSGLNGSTAASTIDLGSGYTLNLTGTSGSVKYEALFSGGNSTITVATVPATSSSGGSSGSGLTVTNQTAADTAGTSTGRTLANTSGSTATGALVQNTGNGNVVTATLPTGISLTTSGTSTAQPSSTASTTLTGEIQSTAPTAGAQSFLDGHGQTFISSSGGLNLDIRSITFSGGGSTAQTVQITGDLSTSSGSEAFVIDTSGLPSGSTLQLDNIEFAAIVGSATVNGGSGQNYVVGDDAAQFISLGAEDDTLAGGGGSDTVGSGWGEDIVYGNQGTDYVFGGGGMDTLYGGQGADTAFGGNDNDVVYGNKGNDTLSGGENDDLLYGGQSEDIVYGNAGNDSLNGNLGDDSLYGGSGNDLISGGAGNDRLEGDHGNDTLAGGGGADTFVFAFGGGSDRVNDFQAGTDTMALESGLRVSAGTETDGNTVVTLSDGGTVTVIGVSKAELSAATGWELG